The genome window CACGTTATGGCATGATGTTAGAAGCTCAAAATTTCCCTACCGCCACAGTAGAAGAGATGGATTCAGAGGAAATAATCGCTTTTTGTCTAGATGCTGACTATGACTACGAAATCATCGAAAATAACCCCAAAAACTTAGTGATTCCTCCGGAAAACAACGTAGACGAAACCGATTGGCAAAAAGAACTAGATAACAGTGACGAAAAAGAGCTGTCAGCTGCGGAAATGGAAAGAATTCGTCGCCAACTAGAAGGATTGATATGAATCAACCACAACCCAGAGGTCACCTGTTGACAGAATTGGTTAACCCTCGCAGTAGCAATTTAGATC of Gloeocapsa sp. PCC 73106 contains these proteins:
- a CDS encoding DUF3110 domain-containing protein produces the protein MRVYILLFNARTENEGIHTLQMGNRNKVLMFESEDDATRYGMMLEAQNFPTATVEEMDSEEIIAFCLDADYDYEIIENNPKNLVIPPENNVDETDWQKELDNSDEKELSAAEMERIRRQLEGLI